The DNA region TCGACTTTTAAAGTGTAGAAAGTACATTTTATCCGGCCGCTCCCGGACCCAGAAAATTGCCCTTGATTTCTTAAATTTGGCGCTCTTTAAAGGAGTCTGACACAAAATCCGAACCTATGAGTTTTGAAAAGATCAAGGTCGCCAATCCGGTCGTTGAGATGGATGGGGACGAAATGACGCGTATCATTTGGCAATTCATTAAAGATAAATTGATCCTTCCGTATCTGGACATCCGGCTCGAGTATTACGACCTGGGCATCGAGAAGCGCGACGAGACCAATGATCAAATTACGGTAGATGCTGCCGAAGCCGTTAAAAAGCACAAAGTGGGTATCAAATGCGCCACGATTACGCCGGATGAAGCTCGTGTTGAAGAGTTCGATCTTAAGAAAATGTGGAGATCTCCTAACGGAACCATCCGCAACATCATCGGTGGAACAGTTTTCCGCGAACCGATCATCATGCGCAATGTGCCTCGTTTGGTTCCCGGTTGGACCAAGCCGATCTGCATTGGTCGTCACGCTTTCGGTGATCAATACCGCGCTACCGACACCGTAATCCAAGGAAAAGGAAAACTCACCATGAGTTTTACTCCCGAAAGTGGTGGCGAAACCAAAACTTGGGAAGTGTACCAATTCGAAGGCGACGGCGGAGTGGCCATGAGCATGTACAATACCGACGAATCGATCTACGGTTTTGCGCGTAGCTGTATGAATCAAGCCCTTACCAAGAAATGGCCATTGTACCTGAGTACCAAGAACACCATCTTGAAAGCGTACGATGGTCGATTCAAGGACATCTTCCGGGAAGTATTCGAAAACGAGTTCCGGGACAAGTTTGCTGCGGCCGGAATCACGTACGAGCACCGCTTGATCGACGATATGGTAGCTGCGGCCTTGAAATGGGAAGGTGGCTTTGTTTGGGCGTGTAAAAACTACGATGGTGACGTACAGTCAGATACCGTTGCCCAAGGGTTTGGATCACTCGGGCTCATGACCTCTACTCTATTGACTCCCGACGGAGAAGTGATGGAAGCCGAAGCCGCGCACGGAACGGTTACGCGTCACTATCGCCAGCACCAACAAGGAAATAAAACGAGTACGAATCCGATCGCATCGATCTTCGCTTGGACGAGAGGATTGGCGCACCGAGGAAAACTCGACGGAAACGTCGCTCTGATCAACTTCGCGCATTCGCTCGAATCGGTATGCATTGAAACGGTTGAAAGCGGAAAAATGACCAAGGACCTCGCGCTCCT from Flavobacteriales bacterium includes:
- a CDS encoding NADP-dependent isocitrate dehydrogenase; the encoded protein is MSFEKIKVANPVVEMDGDEMTRIIWQFIKDKLILPYLDIRLEYYDLGIEKRDETNDQITVDAAEAVKKHKVGIKCATITPDEARVEEFDLKKMWRSPNGTIRNIIGGTVFREPIIMRNVPRLVPGWTKPICIGRHAFGDQYRATDTVIQGKGKLTMSFTPESGGETKTWEVYQFEGDGGVAMSMYNTDESIYGFARSCMNQALTKKWPLYLSTKNTILKAYDGRFKDIFREVFENEFRDKFAAAGITYEHRLIDDMVAAALKWEGGFVWACKNYDGDVQSDTVAQGFGSLGLMTSTLLTPDGEVMEAEAAHGTVTRHYRQHQQGNKTSTNPIASIFAWTRGLAHRGKLDGNVALINFAHSLESVCIETVESGKMTKDLALLIHGKDMTGDYWLTTEEFLAALDSGLKEKLGA